In Anaerolineae bacterium, the following are encoded in one genomic region:
- a CDS encoding fumarate hydratase — protein MQPDLTEAFVELIRRASTDLPPDVEEALREAYNREEEGSAAQSVFSSILENVTLARQHSTPVCQDTGTPIFYVHYPFGWSTLKLREQIRAAVQEATRRSYLRPNAVDSLTDRNSGDNTGQNFPVIHFEEWEEGYLQVDLTLKGGGCENVGIQYSLPDSRLKAGRDLEGVRKVALDAVVKAQGQGCAPGILGIAIGGDRGTGYEVSKEQFIRKIGERSDVPEVAALEERLKEEANSLGIGPMGFGGKTTVLDVQIGAAHRLPASYFVTVSYMCWACRRNRMIVRDGQVSYQ, from the coding sequence ATGCAGCCGGATCTCACTGAAGCGTTTGTGGAGCTGATCCGCCGGGCTTCCACTGACCTGCCACCTGATGTTGAGGAGGCCCTGCGCGAAGCCTATAACCGGGAAGAAGAAGGCTCGGCGGCGCAGAGTGTCTTCAGTAGCATTCTGGAAAATGTCACCCTGGCCCGCCAGCATTCGACGCCGGTGTGTCAGGACACGGGTACACCGATCTTCTATGTGCACTACCCCTTTGGCTGGTCAACGCTGAAGCTGCGGGAGCAGATCCGGGCAGCAGTTCAGGAAGCCACCAGGCGTTCCTACCTGCGGCCCAATGCGGTCGACAGCCTGACGGACCGCAATAGCGGGGACAACACCGGGCAGAACTTCCCCGTCATCCACTTTGAGGAGTGGGAAGAGGGCTATCTCCAGGTTGATCTGACTCTTAAGGGCGGTGGATGTGAGAATGTCGGGATTCAATATTCGCTTCCAGACAGTCGCCTGAAGGCTGGGCGAGACCTGGAAGGCGTGCGCAAAGTTGCGCTGGATGCTGTGGTCAAGGCGCAGGGACAGGGTTGTGCGCCGGGCATTCTGGGGATTGCCATCGGGGGCGACCGGGGCACCGGTTATGAGGTCTCCAAAGAGCAGTTTATCCGTAAGATCGGGGAGCGCAGCGACGTTCCAGAGGTGGCAGCGCTGGAGGAGCGGCTCAAAGAGGAAGCCAATTCACTGGGTATTGGCCCGATGGGTTTCGGCGGCAAGACAACGGTGCTGGATGTTCAGATCGGGGCGGCGCACCGGTTGCCGGCCAGCTACTTCGTGACGGTATCCTACATGTGCTGGGCCTGCCGCAGGAACCGGATGATCGTGCGTGACGGTCAGGTGTCGTACCAGTAG
- a CDS encoding amino acid ABC transporter permease, with protein MTHPSSSPVVGRSRALPVIDRLAQLPWWLLIVALIGVVLLWSITTNESYQVIFERVREGFGTTIYVTLVAYALALILGLIIGLARVSANKVIYHLSTFYVEIMRGVPMLVLLYYIAFVVGPALVSAINTIGQAMLASSILPDIAASLANMAVRDLDFTARAVLALTLGYAAFLSEIFRAGIESIERGQMEAARSLGMTYWQAMRYVILPQAIQRVLPPLGNDFVAMLKDSSLVSVLGVRDITMLGKVYSTSTFRFFETYNVVAFLYLSMTIVLSLGVRYIEKRMAVER; from the coding sequence ATGACCCACCCAAGTTCATCCCCGGTAGTTGGACGCTCACGCGCCTTACCCGTAATTGATCGCCTGGCACAACTGCCCTGGTGGCTGCTGATCGTCGCTCTGATCGGCGTGGTGCTGCTTTGGTCGATCACCACCAACGAGTCCTACCAGGTGATTTTCGAGCGAGTCCGTGAGGGCTTTGGCACAACCATCTATGTGACCCTGGTTGCTTATGCCCTGGCGCTCATCCTGGGACTGATCATCGGTCTGGCACGTGTTTCTGCAAACAAGGTAATCTACCACCTCTCAACGTTCTACGTGGAGATCATGCGCGGTGTGCCCATGCTCGTCCTGCTGTACTATATCGCTTTTGTCGTTGGTCCCGCCCTGGTCAGTGCGATCAACACTATCGGCCAGGCCATGCTAGCCAGCAGCATCCTGCCGGATATTGCTGCTTCGCTGGCGAATATGGCCGTCCGCGACCTGGACTTCACCGCGCGGGCTGTGCTGGCGCTCACGCTGGGCTATGCCGCTTTCCTCTCCGAAATTTTCCGCGCTGGCATCGAATCCATCGAGCGCGGCCAGATGGAAGCCGCCCGCTCGCTGGGCATGACCTACTGGCAGGCCATGCGCTATGTCATCCTGCCGCAGGCCATCCAGCGGGTATTGCCCCCACTTGGCAATGACTTTGTAGCCATGCTCAAGGATTCATCGCTCGTATCGGTGCTGGGCGTGCGCGACATCACCATGCTGGGCAAAGTCTATTCCACCAGCACGTTTCGCTTCTTTGAAACGTACAACGTGGTTGCCTTCCTCTACCTGTCAATGACTATCGTCCTGTCGCTGGGCGTGCGGTACATCGAGAAGCGCATGGCGGTAGAACGTTAG
- a CDS encoding aspartate ammonia-lyase: MGAVRVEKDSLGEVLVPAGALYGAQTQRAVQNFPVSGMRCYPAFIWAMAVIKRAAAEVNRDLGLFRDVQVGGRIIRGEELAGAVMAAADEVIAGQWHDQFVVDPFQAGAGTSQNMNTNEVIANRANQLLGFAVDDPAKPVSPNDHVNMAQSTNDTIPTAIRLGVLWRLDELMKALRDLQYALEGKAAAFDDVVKSGRTHLQDAVPVRLGQEFGAYARAVERNIEKIEMATEGLRRLGIGGTATGTGLNAHPEYHSRMIRVLSRLTGFKLYESDNLFESMQSMQDAVFFSGAMRVLAQDLTRIANDFRLLSSGPATGLDEIRLPMVQPGSSIMPGKVNPVLAEMLNMAMYHVMGNDLTVMLAGQAGQLELNVMMPILAHNLFEMMHVTIGAVRAFTEKCVVGVTANREKAEGWLAKNPILVTALNPIIGYLKGAEVAKKAMAENKTVKQVVVELGYMTAEEAEALLNARAMTEGGIRGAGA, encoded by the coding sequence ATGGGCGCTGTTCGTGTGGAGAAGGATTCGCTTGGCGAGGTGCTGGTCCCTGCAGGAGCGCTCTACGGTGCGCAGACACAGCGGGCGGTTCAGAACTTCCCTGTCAGTGGCATGCGCTGCTACCCCGCCTTCATCTGGGCAATGGCGGTGATCAAACGCGCAGCAGCAGAGGTCAACAGGGACCTGGGGCTGTTCCGGGATGTGCAGGTCGGCGGGCGAATCATTCGTGGGGAAGAACTGGCGGGGGCGGTGATGGCCGCGGCGGATGAGGTGATTGCCGGTCAGTGGCATGACCAGTTTGTAGTGGACCCTTTCCAGGCTGGCGCTGGCACCAGTCAGAACATGAACACCAATGAGGTCATCGCCAACCGGGCGAACCAGTTGCTGGGCTTCGCGGTGGACGATCCGGCCAAGCCAGTTAGCCCCAATGACCATGTCAATATGGCTCAGTCAACCAATGACACTATCCCGACAGCTATCCGGCTGGGTGTGCTGTGGCGGCTGGATGAGTTGATGAAGGCGTTGCGTGACCTTCAGTATGCGCTGGAGGGAAAGGCTGCAGCGTTTGATGATGTAGTGAAGAGCGGCCGGACGCACCTTCAGGATGCCGTCCCGGTCCGGCTGGGACAGGAGTTTGGCGCCTATGCCAGGGCCGTGGAGCGCAATATCGAGAAGATCGAGATGGCTACGGAGGGCTTGCGGCGGCTAGGCATCGGCGGCACAGCAACCGGTACCGGCCTTAATGCCCACCCGGAATACCATAGTCGCATGATTAGGGTGTTATCTCGCCTGACTGGTTTCAAGCTGTACGAGAGCGATAATCTCTTTGAGTCGATGCAGTCCATGCAGGATGCTGTGTTCTTCTCCGGGGCGATGCGGGTGCTGGCCCAGGATTTGACGCGCATCGCCAATGATTTCCGCCTGCTGAGTAGCGGTCCCGCTACTGGCCTGGATGAGATCCGTCTGCCGATGGTACAGCCCGGATCAAGCATTATGCCCGGCAAAGTTAACCCGGTGTTGGCGGAGATGCTGAACATGGCCATGTATCATGTGATGGGCAACGACTTAACGGTGATGCTGGCCGGGCAAGCGGGGCAGCTTGAACTGAATGTGATGATGCCGATCCTGGCTCATAACCTGTTTGAGATGATGCACGTGACGATCGGGGCGGTGCGCGCCTTTACCGAGAAGTGCGTGGTTGGCGTCACGGCTAACCGGGAAAAGGCGGAAGGCTGGCTGGCAAAAAACCCGATTCTGGTTACGGCGCTTAATCCCATTATCGGGTATCTCAAAGGGGCCGAAGTAGCCAAGAAAGCCATGGCCGAAAACAAGACCGTGAAGCAGGTCGTGGTGGAACTGGGCTATATGACCGCTGAGGAGGCGGAGGCGCTGTTGAATGCCCGCGCGATGACGGAGGGCGGCATTCGAGGCGCTGGCGCCTGA
- a CDS encoding GTPase has translation MERERVIIMGAAGRDFHNFNVYFRDNEQYEVVAFTATQIPDIEGRIYPPELAGRLYPAGIPIVAEEELVDLITRYAVDEVIFAYSDVPHEYVMHKASMVLAAGADYRLMGPRHTQLVSIRPVVSIGAVRTGSGKSQTTRRVSDVLRGLGYRVAVIRHPMPYGDLASQAVQRFADYADLDHHRVTIEEREEYEPHIDRGVIVYAGVDYERILRQAEQEADIILWDGGNNDLPFYRSDLHIVVADPHRPGHELRYHPGEANLRMADVVVINKVDTANLDDIETVRRNVRTLAPGAIIVEGASPITVDDPAAIRGKRVLVVEDGPTLTHGEMTYGAGVVAARRFGAAEIIDPRPYAVGSIAETFAKYPGTGALLPAMGYGEKQAADLEATIRAVPADMVIIGTPIDLTRVITIDKPYQRIRYELQEIGAPTLADILTAKFGKKS, from the coding sequence ATGGAACGTGAGCGCGTGATCATCATGGGCGCGGCTGGCCGCGACTTTCACAACTTCAACGTGTACTTCCGCGACAACGAGCAGTATGAAGTGGTGGCCTTCACCGCCACGCAAATTCCGGACATCGAGGGGCGTATCTATCCCCCGGAACTGGCCGGGCGATTGTATCCCGCCGGCATCCCGATTGTTGCGGAGGAGGAACTGGTTGATCTGATCACCAGATATGCGGTAGACGAGGTGATCTTTGCCTATTCTGATGTGCCACACGAATACGTGATGCACAAGGCGAGCATGGTGCTGGCGGCCGGGGCCGACTATCGGTTGATGGGACCGCGGCATACCCAGCTTGTCAGCATCAGGCCGGTTGTGAGTATCGGGGCCGTCAGGACTGGTAGCGGCAAGAGCCAGACCACGCGCCGGGTGAGCGATGTACTGCGCGGTCTGGGATACCGGGTGGCGGTCATCCGGCATCCAATGCCCTATGGCGACCTGGCCAGCCAGGCTGTCCAACGATTTGCAGATTACGCCGATCTCGACCATCACCGTGTGACGATTGAGGAGCGCGAGGAGTATGAGCCGCACATCGATCGGGGCGTGATCGTGTACGCAGGCGTTGACTATGAGCGGATCCTGCGCCAGGCGGAACAGGAGGCCGACATCATCCTGTGGGATGGCGGCAACAATGACCTGCCGTTCTACCGTTCTGACCTGCATATTGTGGTTGCCGATCCACACCGTCCCGGTCACGAGTTACGTTACCATCCCGGTGAAGCAAATCTGCGCATGGCCGATGTGGTGGTGATCAACAAAGTTGACACCGCCAACCTCGACGATATCGAGACGGTGCGCCGAAATGTCCGTACCCTGGCGCCGGGCGCGATAATCGTCGAGGGGGCGTCGCCGATCACAGTGGATGATCCGGCAGCCATCCGGGGCAAACGGGTGCTGGTAGTTGAGGATGGACCGACGCTCACCCATGGTGAGATGACTTATGGCGCAGGCGTGGTGGCGGCGCGGCGCTTTGGCGCAGCCGAGATTATCGATCCTCGCCCGTATGCGGTAGGCAGTATTGCCGAGACCTTTGCCAAGTATCCGGGAACGGGGGCGCTGCTGCCAGCCATGGGATACGGCGAGAAGCAGGCGGCAGATCTGGAAGCGACCATCCGCGCTGTGCCGGCGGATATGGTGATCATTGGGACGCCAATTGATCTGACGCGGGTGATCACCATCGATAAACCGTATCAGCGCATTCGTTATGAGCTTCAGGAGATCGGCGCACCAACCCTCGCTGATATTCTAACCGCCAAGTTTGGCAAGAAGTCGTGA
- a CDS encoding dipeptide epimerase: protein MRIQAEPIALRLSTPFRIAHGTSTERHNVLVHVDNGVGVAAITPYYPAQVPDVLTYLSDQRTQQALEPDIRFIEDILDALPEGPAPARAALDIALHDLWAQSLGQPLYRLWGLNPARAPYSTFTISMAEEGEFRQRVREAVRYPLLKIKLGTGTLEGDEALVRMAREESSARLCVDANAAWTINQAAEIIPRLATYDLMFIEQPLARDDIAGWHTLAKRLPAGTPPLIADESIHDSRDILPLHGAADGINIKLAKCGGLREARRMITLARTLGMKVMLGCMIESTVGVTAAAHLAPLVDFADLDGFLTVTNDPYEGGVRWDNGRLHLPDTPGLGVHRRSQ from the coding sequence ATGCGCATCCAGGCCGAACCGATTGCCCTGCGCCTGAGCACCCCTTTCCGCATTGCTCACGGCACCAGTACCGAACGTCACAACGTGCTGGTTCACGTCGATAACGGCGTTGGGGTGGCTGCCATCACGCCTTATTACCCCGCCCAGGTCCCCGATGTGCTGACCTATTTGAGCGATCAACGGACGCAGCAGGCGCTTGAGCCAGACATTCGCTTTATCGAGGACATCCTGGATGCCCTGCCAGAGGGACCGGCCCCAGCGCGAGCCGCTCTCGACATCGCCCTGCATGATCTCTGGGCGCAATCGCTCGGCCAGCCACTCTATCGTCTCTGGGGTCTCAACCCGGCCCGTGCCCCGTACAGCACCTTCACGATCAGCATGGCCGAGGAAGGCGAATTCCGCCAGCGTGTGCGGGAAGCAGTGCGCTATCCGCTGCTCAAGATCAAGCTGGGAACCGGCACACTGGAAGGGGATGAAGCCCTGGTGCGCATGGCCAGGGAGGAAAGCAGCGCCCGGCTCTGCGTTGACGCTAACGCTGCCTGGACGATCAACCAGGCAGCGGAGATCATTCCCCGCCTGGCGACATACGACCTCATGTTCATTGAGCAGCCGCTTGCCCGGGACGATATCGCCGGTTGGCACACGCTAGCCAAACGACTCCCCGCAGGCACGCCGCCGCTGATCGCTGATGAATCGATCCATGACTCGCGAGACATCCTTCCGCTACACGGTGCGGCAGATGGCATCAATATCAAGCTGGCCAAGTGTGGCGGCCTACGCGAAGCGCGCCGCATGATCACCCTTGCCCGGACACTTGGCATGAAGGTCATGCTCGGCTGCATGATTGAGAGCACTGTCGGTGTGACGGCGGCGGCGCACCTGGCCCCGCTGGTCGATTTCGCCGATCTGGATGGCTTCCTGACGGTCACGAACGATCCGTACGAAGGTGGCGTGCGCTGGGATAATGGCCGGCTTCACCTGCCGGATACGCCCGGCCTGGGCGTCCACCGTCGCTCCCAGTAA
- a CDS encoding prolyl oligopeptidase family serine peptidase — MRLAGFSVFLIGFVLILVPVGLGWMTLWGTTHPPCSIGPEPAQVGLEAEEVSVPSRHGVAFRGYFLPGSNGATIIVPPAYGQDRGGWLHEVAVLVAGGYNVLTYDSRPCTGMSPHSLGVWESGDILDALAYLRQRPDVDMSRIGAHGFSQAGASALFAAAQAPEIRAVVAEGGYVDYGAQTLGIGGPQDPVTALFSLGARLGYRSATGMSLSQLKPLDVIAAIAPRRVLLIYGEHEVTLAGAQYAATLGAHIDLWIVSGATHGSYLTSAGQRAFTERVVGFFDAALQPVGS, encoded by the coding sequence ATGCGATTGGCGGGCTTTAGTGTGTTCCTGATCGGCTTTGTGCTGATACTGGTTCCGGTGGGGCTGGGATGGATGACGCTGTGGGGTACCACCCATCCGCCGTGCAGTATAGGGCCGGAGCCAGCGCAAGTAGGGCTGGAGGCCGAAGAGGTGAGCGTCCCGTCACGGCATGGCGTCGCGTTCCGCGGTTACTTTCTGCCGGGCAGCAATGGCGCGACGATCATCGTGCCGCCAGCCTATGGCCAGGATCGCGGCGGCTGGCTGCATGAGGTGGCCGTGCTGGTGGCAGGGGGCTACAACGTCCTGACCTATGACAGCCGCCCGTGCACGGGGATGTCTCCGCACAGCCTCGGTGTGTGGGAAAGCGGTGACATTCTAGATGCTCTTGCTTATCTGCGCCAGCGCCCTGATGTGGATATGTCCCGCATCGGGGCGCATGGTTTTTCCCAGGCGGGCGCCAGCGCGTTGTTCGCGGCGGCGCAGGCGCCGGAGATCCGCGCGGTCGTTGCTGAAGGCGGGTATGTTGACTACGGGGCGCAGACACTGGGAATCGGCGGGCCACAGGACCCTGTTACAGCGCTGTTCAGCCTTGGGGCACGACTGGGGTATCGCTCCGCAACGGGGATGAGCCTGAGCCAACTCAAGCCGCTGGATGTCATCGCAGCTATTGCACCACGCCGTGTGCTGCTGATCTACGGCGAACACGAAGTTACGCTGGCCGGCGCGCAGTATGCCGCCACGCTGGGTGCACACATCGATTTATGGATCGTGTCGGGGGCGACACATGGCTCCTACCTGACCAGCGCCGGCCAGCGGGCTTTCACCGAGCGTGTTGTCGGCTTCTTTGATGCGGCGCTCCAGCCTGTCGGGTCATAA
- the tpx gene encoding thiol peroxidase, with protein MAGRPGMIVRGVEHPVRGEMLKVGSKAPDFALVANDWSIKTLADYGDKIKILSVVPSLETSVCAAQTRRFNEEAASLGEEVVILTISADLPFTQKRWCGAEGIDRVETLSSHRDMKFSDDYGVHDTEWRINQRAVFVLDRDNTIRYAEYVPVMGNEVNFEAALAIVRELL; from the coding sequence ATGGCTGGCAGGCCCGGTATGATCGTGCGCGGAGTGGAACATCCTGTACGCGGCGAGATGCTCAAAGTTGGAAGCAAGGCTCCGGATTTCGCGCTGGTGGCCAACGACTGGTCGATCAAGACGCTGGCTGATTACGGTGATAAGATCAAGATTCTGAGCGTGGTGCCGTCGCTGGAAACCAGTGTATGCGCAGCTCAAACACGCCGCTTCAATGAGGAAGCGGCTTCGCTGGGTGAGGAAGTGGTCATCCTGACCATCAGCGCCGATCTGCCTTTTACCCAGAAGCGGTGGTGCGGTGCGGAGGGTATCGACCGCGTGGAGACACTCTCTTCCCACCGGGACATGAAGTTCTCAGACGATTACGGCGTCCATGATACAGAGTGGCGGATCAACCAGCGAGCGGTATTCGTCCTCGATCGCGACAATACCATCCGTTACGCTGAATATGTGCCGGTGATGGGGAATGAAGTGAACTTTGAGGCAGCCCTGGCCATCGTGCGGGAGCTGCTTTGA
- a CDS encoding transporter substrate-binding domain-containing protein → MPRNTRLAVLLIAFALLFSLAPQPAAQAQWGSLPDLGGRTVVAVTENGYMPLNFEDPTTGEAMGWEYEAMEEICRRLNCVVEWNLIGWDAMIPAVAEGQFEIGMDGITITAERDEVIDFSDPYMMLEQFLLVRADEDRFTNAAEFAANDSLLIGTVPGTTPFYTAVYTVLDGDENNPRIVLLDSFGAAVEALRSGDVDAVIMDAASSRGYIGANPEAFKLVGEALSSEEFGFIFTPGSDLIAPVNAALATMKADGYLDYLNNKWFFLYDPTGGS, encoded by the coding sequence ATGCCGCGTAACACCCGTCTTGCTGTGCTACTGATTGCGTTTGCCTTGCTGTTTAGCCTCGCGCCGCAGCCAGCCGCTCAGGCCCAGTGGGGCAGCCTGCCCGATCTGGGTGGGCGAACGGTAGTGGCGGTGACTGAGAACGGCTACATGCCGCTCAACTTCGAAGACCCGACCACCGGCGAAGCCATGGGCTGGGAATACGAGGCCATGGAGGAGATCTGCCGTCGCCTCAACTGCGTCGTCGAGTGGAATCTGATCGGCTGGGACGCCATGATCCCCGCTGTCGCTGAAGGTCAGTTCGAGATCGGCATGGATGGCATCACCATCACCGCCGAGCGTGATGAGGTCATCGACTTCTCCGACCCTTACATGATGCTGGAGCAGTTCCTGCTCGTCCGCGCCGATGAAGACCGCTTCACCAACGCCGCCGAATTCGCCGCCAACGACAGCCTGCTCATCGGCACCGTCCCCGGTACCACCCCCTTCTACACCGCCGTCTACACCGTCCTCGATGGCGACGAGAACAACCCCCGTATCGTCCTGCTCGATAGCTTCGGCGCCGCTGTCGAAGCCCTCCGCAGCGGCGATGTCGACGCCGTCATCATGGACGCCGCCTCCAGCCGGGGCTACATCGGCGCTAACCCCGAAGCCTTCAAGCTCGTCGGCGAAGCCCTCTCCTCTGAGGAGTTCGGCTTCATCTTCACCCCTGGCTCCGACCTCATCGCCCCTGTCAACGCCGCCCTCGCTACCATGAAGGCCGATGGCTACCTTGACTACCTCAATAACAAGTGGTTCTTCCTCTATGACCCCACCGGCGGGAGCTAG
- a CDS encoding fumarate hydrolyase produces MIRLQTPISEEQIRALHTGDVVQLNGIVVTARDAAHKLMIENFIKTPEIKRPELYARLKPLLEGGVIYHCGPVVAQNPDGSYRFVAAGPTTSIREEPYEADVIGHFKVRAIIGKGGMGARTLAGCKEHGAVYLHAVGGAATLIAATVEKVEDVLLKDELGVPEAFWVIRVKNWELVVTMDSHGNSLHDQIQATSEQRFKELVGLA; encoded by the coding sequence ATGATCAGGCTGCAAACCCCCATTTCGGAAGAGCAGATTCGCGCCCTGCACACGGGCGATGTTGTCCAGTTGAACGGCATCGTGGTCACAGCACGTGATGCTGCTCACAAACTGATGATCGAAAACTTCATCAAGACGCCGGAAATCAAGCGCCCGGAGCTATACGCCCGCCTCAAACCCTTGCTGGAGGGTGGGGTAATCTATCATTGTGGCCCGGTGGTGGCGCAGAATCCAGATGGCAGCTACCGTTTCGTGGCTGCCGGGCCGACCACCAGCATCCGTGAGGAGCCGTACGAAGCGGATGTGATCGGCCATTTCAAAGTGCGTGCGATCATCGGCAAAGGCGGTATGGGCGCCCGAACCCTGGCCGGTTGCAAGGAACATGGCGCTGTGTATCTGCATGCAGTCGGCGGCGCGGCGACTCTGATTGCGGCGACAGTCGAGAAGGTTGAGGATGTGCTGTTAAAGGATGAACTGGGCGTGCCGGAAGCCTTCTGGGTGATCCGCGTCAAGAACTGGGAACTGGTGGTGACAATGGATTCCCACGGTAACAGCCTGCATGATCAGATTCAGGCGACCTCCGAGCAGCGTTTTAAGGAGCTGGTTGGGTTGGCCTGA
- a CDS encoding nicotinamidase: MSFPAFYSPDRVGTLYTPDTAAAIAAGLAARTTPAVDDRYRTLLILVDTQVDFIHPDGALAVPGAVEDTRRTIEWLFRNLVHITTIAASLDSHTPLQIFYPTWWTDPDGRAPAPFTPITAADVQTGRWRPVIEPEWSVQYVERLEREAKKTLMIWPYHTMIGTPGQAITPALYEAIAYHAAARGAQPYFLSKGFLARTEHYSIVEPEVKIPEEREHGGELNTPFLEMIAAYDRIYIAGQAKSHCVLETVGSLMRYFAERPEVINRLHVLIDCTSSVVHPQIDFEQLATAALTSYQTAGLHLVRSTDPIA; this comes from the coding sequence ATGAGTTTTCCAGCCTTCTACAGCCCTGATCGCGTGGGCACGCTCTACACACCGGATACCGCCGCGGCCATTGCTGCCGGGCTGGCCGCCCGAACGACCCCGGCGGTAGATGACCGCTACCGTACCCTCCTGATCCTGGTCGATACTCAGGTCGACTTTATCCACCCGGATGGCGCCCTTGCTGTGCCGGGCGCAGTGGAGGATACCCGCCGCACCATTGAATGGTTGTTCCGTAACCTGGTGCACATTACGACCATTGCTGCTTCGCTGGATAGCCACACGCCGCTGCAGATCTTTTATCCCACCTGGTGGACAGACCCGGATGGCCGCGCCCCCGCCCCATTTACGCCCATCACCGCCGCAGATGTGCAGACAGGACGCTGGCGGCCGGTGATCGAGCCAGAGTGGTCAGTTCAGTATGTGGAGCGCCTGGAACGCGAGGCCAAGAAAACACTGATGATCTGGCCCTACCACACCATGATCGGCACACCCGGCCAGGCCATCACTCCCGCCCTCTACGAAGCCATCGCTTATCACGCTGCGGCGCGCGGCGCGCAGCCCTACTTTCTTTCCAAAGGCTTTCTGGCCAGGACGGAACACTACTCGATTGTCGAACCGGAAGTCAAAATCCCGGAAGAACGTGAGCATGGCGGGGAGCTAAATACACCCTTCCTGGAAATGATCGCCGCCTACGACCGCATTTACATCGCCGGGCAGGCCAAAAGCCATTGTGTGCTGGAGACGGTCGGCTCGCTAATGCGGTATTTCGCTGAACGCCCGGAGGTGATCAATCGGCTGCACGTGCTTATCGACTGTACGTCTTCGGTCGTCCATCCCCAGATCGACTTCGAGCAACTTGCCACAGCAGCCCTGACGAGCTATCAGACTGCGGGGCTTCACCTGGTACGATCAACCGATCCCATCGCATAG